ACGTCAAGAAGGCGAAGCGCTGGTACCTGATCGGCAGCGATTATGTCTGGCCCTGGCAGTCGCACCGCGCGGTGAAGAACTACATCAAGGAAACCGGCGGGCATGTCGTCGGCGAAGAGTTCGTTCCGCTCGGCGAGGACAATCACGAGGCGCATCTGGCACGCATCCGCGCCGCGAGGCCCGACGTCGTGCTGATCTCGCTGATCGGCACCGACAGCATCACCTTCAACCGTGCTTTCGGCGAATGCGGTCTCGGCGCCACGACGCTGCGGCTCGCCGGCGCCATGGACGACACCGTGCTGCTCGGCATCGGCGCGGACAACAGCGAGAACATGTTCTGCGCGTCCGGCTATTTCATCGGCACCGGCGCGCGCGCCAATGACGATTTCCAGAGCCGCTATCGTGCGATGTTCGGGCCAAACGCGCCGCCCATCGGCTCGGTAGGCCAGTCCAGCTATGAGGGCCTGCGCTTTCTCGAAGCGGTCGCGAACAAGGCGGGCTCGCTGTCGATGGGGCCGCTGCTCGCAGCCGGCCGCAACGTCGTCTATAGCGGCGCCCGCGGCCAGGTCGCCGTCCGCAACGGGCATGCGCGGATGCCGATGCATCTCGCCGAGGCCGATGGTCTCGACTTCAAGCTGATCAAACCGATCTGAGCCCGGCGCGGCAATCGGTGCACGCGCGAATCCAAAATAATACTTGAAAAGGAAAATATTTCCGTTTTGAATGTTCCGGCCGGGCCGGTGCGCTTGTCGCGCCCAATGCGGCCGCACGCCCAAGGACTGATCCAAGAAACTCAGGAGAGCGCCGTGACAGTTGCCCTTCCAACGCCCGCCCAACTTCGTGCCGTCGCCGAGCAGTGCGGCCTTTCGCTCACCGATGAGGACGTCGCCTCCTTCCGTGGCCTGATGCAGGGCTCGATCGAGGCCTACAACCTCGTCGGCGCGATGCCGGATGAGCTGCCGGAGGTGAAATATCCGCGCACGCCGGGCTATCGCCCCTCGGCCGAAGAGAACCCGCGCAATGCCTGGTATCGCAAGTCGACTGTGAAGGGGGCCGCCAGCGGCAAGCTCAAGGGCAAGACCGTCGCGCTGAAGGACAACATCATGCTGGCCGGCGTGCCCATGACCAACGGCTCGTCGACGCTGGAAGGCTACGTGCCCGATTTCGACGCCACCATCGTCACGCGCATGCTGGATGCCGGCGCCGAGATCAAGGGCAAGGTGCATTGCGAGCATTTCTGCCTGTCCGGCGGCAGCCACACCGGGTCCTACGGCTCGGTGCACAATCCGCACAAGATGGGCTATTCGGCCGGCGGCTCCTCCTCGGGCTCGGGCGTCGTGGTCGCGCTCGGCGAGGTCGACATGGCGATCGGCGGCGACCAGGGCGGCTCGATCCGCATGCCGTCTTCGTTCTGCGGCACCTATGGCATGAAGCCGACTTGGGGCCTCGTGCCCTATACCGGCATCATGCCGATCGAGATCTATGTCGACCACACCGGCCCGATGACCGCAACGGTCGCGGACAATGCGCTGCTGCTCGAAGTGCTCGCCGGCGACGACGGCTACGATCCGCGCATCAAGGCCCCAAAGGTCGAGGAATACACCAGGGCGCTCGGCCAGGGCGTCAAGGGCATGAAGATCGGCATCGTCAAGGAGGGCTTCGAGCAGCCGACCGCGGAAGCCGCGGTGAATGAAAGCGTGCGCGAAGCGGCGAAGCGCTTCAAGGATCTCGGCGCCAGCGTCGAGAACGTGTCGATCCCGATGCATCTGTTGGGCGGCGCGATCTGGACCCCGATCGGCACCGAAGGCCTGACCCAGACCATGATGTTCGGCGACGGCTATGGCCTGTCCCGCGGCGATCTCTACTCGACCTCGCTGATGGATTTCCATCGCGGCTGGCGCCGGCAGGCCGATTCGCTGTCCGAGACCACGAAATTGTTCATGATGCTCGGCACCTACATCAACAACAATTTCGGTCCGCGCTTCTACGGCAAGGCGCTCAACATCTCGCGCCGGCTGACCGCAGCCTACGACAAGGCGTTCAACGACTACGATCTGCTGCTGATGCCGACCACGCCGATGAAGGCGACCAAGCTGCCGGAGCCGGATGCCAGCCGCGAGGACTACGTCGCCCGCGCGCTTGAGATGATCTCCAACACTGCGCCGTTCGACATCACCCATCATCCCGCGATGTCGTTGCCCTGCGGCATGGTCGACGGCCTGCCCGTCGGCCTGATGCTGGTCGGCCGCATGTTCGAGGAATCCACCATTTACCGCGCCGCCCATGCCTTCGAGCAGATCGGCGACTGGAAGAAGATGTGAAAGAAGCATTGATACAGGCGGACGGAACAGTAGCGCATGGCTAACGCGTTCGTCGCGGCGTTCGAGATCCTGAGCTTCGGCGCGATCATCGTCCTGATCGTACTGGGGCTCGGGATCATCGCCAGCATGATGGGCATCTTCAACTTCGCGCAGGGCGAGTTCGTCCTGCTCGGGGCCTACATCACCTATCTCGCTCATGCCAAGGGACTGCCGATCTGGGCCGGCATGGCCGCGGCGCCCTTCGTGGTCGGCGCGCTCGGCTTCGTGCTGGAGGCGCTGATCATCCGCCGCTTCTACGCCGCACCGATCGTCGCCATGCTCGGCACCTATGCGCTCGGCCTGATCATCCGCGAAGCCGTGCGCGGCCTGATCGGCGGCTTCTATCTCACTGTGCCCGAGCCGATCGGCGGCTCGATCGATTTCGGCACAGTCCACATCTCGGCCTGGCGCTTCACCATCATCCTCATCACGCTGCTGGTGATGGCGGGTTGCTACCTGCTGCTGTCGCGCACGAACTTCGGCCTGCGCATGCGCGCCACGCTGGAAAATCCATCGCTGGCGCGCGCCTCGGGCATCTCCACGCCGCTGATGTACGGCGCCACTTTCGCGTTCGGCTCCGCCCTTGCGGGTCTTGCCGGGGCGCTGATCGTTCCGGTTTTCAGTCTCTACGCCGATCTCGGCCTGCGCTTCCTGATCCAGGGCTTCGTCGCCGTCATGGTCGGCGGCGTCGGCTCCTTCATCGGCCCGGTGGCAGGCGCCGGCGTCATCGGCACGCTCAGTGCCGCGCTGCCCTGGGTGATGGCGCCCGTCGTCGCCGACGTGCTCGTCTTCGTCCTTGCCATTGTCTTCATCAAATTCCGCCCGCAGGGCCTCATCGCTGGAAAAGGGGTTTAGTCACATGTTCGATACACAGCTCTCACGGCGTCGCTTCCTCTCCAATTTCGCTTTTGCGTCCGGTGCAGTCGCCACCGGCGTCGGCAGCTGGGTGATCCCGGCCCCCTGGGCCAATGCGGCTGAAGGCCCGATCAAGGTCGGCATCGCCACCGACCTCACCGGGCCGATCGCCTATGCCGGAAATGCCGATGCCAACGTCGCCAAGATGGTGATCAAGGAGATCAACGCAGCCGGCGGCCTGCTCGGCCGTCCGCTCGAGCTCTATATCGAGGACACCGCCTCCAACGAATCCGTCGCCGTCGGCAACGTCCGCAAGCTGATCCAGCGCGACAAGGTCGATATGGTGCTGGGCGGCATCACGTCCTCGATGCGCAACGCGATCAAGGATCCGATCGTTTCGCGCGGCAAAACGCTCTATATCTATCCGCAGCTCTACGAAGGCAAGGAGTGCACGCCCTATCTGTTCTGCACCGGCCCGACGCCGGCACAGCAATGCGACGAGTTCATCCCCTGGCTGATCAAGAACGGCGGCAAGAAGTTCGCGCTGCCGAGCGCCAATTACGTCTGGCCGCACACGCTCAACGTTTATGCCCGCAAGGTGATTGAATCGAATGGCGGCGAGGTCGTCTTCGAGGAATACTACCCGCTCGACCAGGTCGACTTCTCCGCGACCGTCAACCGCATCGTCTCCAACAAGGTCGACGTCGTCTTCAACACCGTGATTCCGCCCGGCGTCGGCCCGTTCTTCAAGCAGCTCTACGAAGCCGGCTTCCTCAAGAACGGCGGGCGCCTGGCTTGCGTCTACTATGACGAGAACACCCTCAACATCAATCAGGCCGCCGAGATCGAGGGGCTTGCGAGCTGCCTCGACTATTTCAAGGTGCTGACCAAGGAGAACCCGTTCGACGCCAAGATCCAGGCAGCCTACGAGAAGGATTTCCCCGGCAATTTCCTGTTCGCCGCCGGCAGCGCCGCCACCGGCACCTATCGCGGCCTGAAGCTGTGGGAAGCCGCGGTCAAGGAGGCCGGCAAGATCGACCGCGAGTCCGTTGCCGCCGCGCTCGACCACGCCAAGATCGCCGAAGGTCCCGGCGGACCCGCCGAGATGGTGCCGGGCAAGCGGCACTGCAAGATGAAGATGTACACGGCCGTTGCCAAGGGCGGGAACTACGAGATCGTCGCGCGCAGCAGCGGCCTCGTCGATCCCAAGGAATGCTAGAGTGGAATGCTAAGGTGGAATGCTGAAGCCGATGAGCGTGGTAAGACAGGCCGTCGTCGCCGATGCCGGCGACGAAGCGGGCGGTGCAATGGCAGAAGGCGCGGGAGCCGAGCGTTCGTCAGGCCGCAAGATCCTGCCGATCGTCGAGGGCGTCGTGTTGCTCGCGGCGCTGCTCGCGCCGCTGGTGCTGCAGGACTATCTCACCGTGTTCGCAACGCGCGTGCTCATCCTCGCGCTGTTCGCGCTGTCGTTCGACCTGGTCTGGGGCTATGCCGGCATCATGAGCTTCGGCCAGGCCCTGTTCTTCGGATCGGCCGGCTACGGCGTGGCGCTGCTCGCGCGCGACCTCGACATCACCAACATCTTCCTGGTGCTGCCGGCGGGCACGCTGATCGGTCTCACTTTCGCGCTGCTGCTCGGCGGCTTCCTGCTGCTGGGACGGCATCCCTCCAGCGTGATCTTCGTCTCGCTGGGCACGCTGACGGGCTCCTATGCCGCGGACCGCCTGGCGCGCGGCTGGTATTATCTCGGCGGCCAGAACGGCATCCCCTCGATCGCGCCGATGTCGCTCGGGTCATACGATTTCACGGAAGGCCCGGCGTTCTATTATCTCGTGCTCGGCATCCTCATCGTGGTCTATCTGCTCTGCCGCTTCCTGGTGCGCTCGCAATTCGGCCTGGCGCTCGCAGGCCTCCGCGAGAACGAGCAGCGCATCGCTTTCTTCGGCTACAAGGCGCAGCATCTCAAAGCCATCATCTTCACCATCGGCGGCGCCGTCGCCGGCCTTGCCGGCAGTCTTTACGCGTTCCACGAGGGCTTCGTCTGGCCCAATATGGTCGGCGTCGTGGTCTCGACGCAGGTGGTGCTCTACGTGCTGTTCGGTGGTTCCGGCACGCTGATCGGTGCCGTAATCGGCGCCGTCATCGTCGAAGGCGTCAGCTTCTGGCTGTCGGACAATTACCGCGACATCTGGCCGATCATTCTGGGATTGCTGCTGCTGCTCGTGATCCTGTTCCGGCCGCTCGGCCTGATCAGCTTCGTGCTCGGCGAGCGCGAGCGGGTCGGAAGCTTCGGTGCCAGACCTAAGGAAAACGTCAAGGAGAAGCGCAATGCTCCTTGAGGCCGCGGGCATCAAGAAAGTGTTCGGCAAGCTGACCGCGCTCGATGGCGCGGCGCTCAGCGTCGGCGAGAACGAGTTTCACGGGCTGATCGGCCCGAACGGCTCCGGCAAGAGCACGCTGATGAAGTGCATTGCGGGGGCCGAAGTGCCGACGCAGGGCAAAGTGAGCTTCGTCAACACCGACATCACCGCTTTCACCCCGACCGAGCGCGCCCGCGCCGGCATGAGCCTGAAATTCCAGATCACGTCGGTGCTGCCGTCGTTGACGCTCTACGACAACATCCTGCTCGCGCTGCAGGCGCAGTGCTCGCTGTTCGATCTCGTGTTCTCGCGCACGCGCGGTGCGTTGCATGACCAGGTCATGACCATGCTGAGGCAATTCCGCCTCGCCGACCGCGCCTTCGACGCGGCCGCCGCGCTCTCGCACGGCC
This genomic stretch from Bradyrhizobium daqingense harbors:
- a CDS encoding substrate-binding domain-containing protein codes for the protein MRATVNFPAHGGPALPPSLLFRNLSSSAADGVLSPSDHALFRRRGANKLRIGGFICCTGSPGVWGPCATNSAQLAVAEINKRGGILGREIELSIYDAGGPLDEVLNRAEQAIAFDEVDLIVGLHTSAVRVGLRDVTTRHRIPYIYTPVYEGGERTPGVMAIGETPRWQSRPSIHWLADVKKAKRWYLIGSDYVWPWQSHRAVKNYIKETGGHVVGEEFVPLGEDNHEAHLARIRAARPDVVLISLIGTDSITFNRAFGECGLGATTLRLAGAMDDTVLLGIGADNSENMFCASGYFIGTGARANDDFQSRYRAMFGPNAPPIGSVGQSSYEGLRFLEAVANKAGSLSMGPLLAAGRNVVYSGARGQVAVRNGHARMPMHLAEADGLDFKLIKPI
- a CDS encoding branched-chain amino acid ABC transporter permease; its protein translation is MLKPMSVVRQAVVADAGDEAGGAMAEGAGAERSSGRKILPIVEGVVLLAALLAPLVLQDYLTVFATRVLILALFALSFDLVWGYAGIMSFGQALFFGSAGYGVALLARDLDITNIFLVLPAGTLIGLTFALLLGGFLLLGRHPSSVIFVSLGTLTGSYAADRLARGWYYLGGQNGIPSIAPMSLGSYDFTEGPAFYYLVLGILIVVYLLCRFLVRSQFGLALAGLRENEQRIAFFGYKAQHLKAIIFTIGGAVAGLAGSLYAFHEGFVWPNMVGVVVSTQVVLYVLFGGSGTLIGAVIGAVIVEGVSFWLSDNYRDIWPIILGLLLLLVILFRPLGLISFVLGERERVGSFGARPKENVKEKRNAP
- a CDS encoding amidase, with amino-acid sequence MTVALPTPAQLRAVAEQCGLSLTDEDVASFRGLMQGSIEAYNLVGAMPDELPEVKYPRTPGYRPSAEENPRNAWYRKSTVKGAASGKLKGKTVALKDNIMLAGVPMTNGSSTLEGYVPDFDATIVTRMLDAGAEIKGKVHCEHFCLSGGSHTGSYGSVHNPHKMGYSAGGSSSGSGVVVALGEVDMAIGGDQGGSIRMPSSFCGTYGMKPTWGLVPYTGIMPIEIYVDHTGPMTATVADNALLLEVLAGDDGYDPRIKAPKVEEYTRALGQGVKGMKIGIVKEGFEQPTAEAAVNESVREAAKRFKDLGASVENVSIPMHLLGGAIWTPIGTEGLTQTMMFGDGYGLSRGDLYSTSLMDFHRGWRRQADSLSETTKLFMMLGTYINNNFGPRFYGKALNISRRLTAAYDKAFNDYDLLLMPTTPMKATKLPEPDASREDYVARALEMISNTAPFDITHHPAMSLPCGMVDGLPVGLMLVGRMFEESTIYRAAHAFEQIGDWKKM
- a CDS encoding substrate-binding protein, translated to MFDTQLSRRRFLSNFAFASGAVATGVGSWVIPAPWANAAEGPIKVGIATDLTGPIAYAGNADANVAKMVIKEINAAGGLLGRPLELYIEDTASNESVAVGNVRKLIQRDKVDMVLGGITSSMRNAIKDPIVSRGKTLYIYPQLYEGKECTPYLFCTGPTPAQQCDEFIPWLIKNGGKKFALPSANYVWPHTLNVYARKVIESNGGEVVFEEYYPLDQVDFSATVNRIVSNKVDVVFNTVIPPGVGPFFKQLYEAGFLKNGGRLACVYYDENTLNINQAAEIEGLASCLDYFKVLTKENPFDAKIQAAYEKDFPGNFLFAAGSAATGTYRGLKLWEAAVKEAGKIDRESVAAALDHAKIAEGPGGPAEMVPGKRHCKMKMYTAVAKGGNYEIVARSSGLVDPKEC
- a CDS encoding branched-chain amino acid ABC transporter permease; protein product: MANAFVAAFEILSFGAIIVLIVLGLGIIASMMGIFNFAQGEFVLLGAYITYLAHAKGLPIWAGMAAAPFVVGALGFVLEALIIRRFYAAPIVAMLGTYALGLIIREAVRGLIGGFYLTVPEPIGGSIDFGTVHISAWRFTIILITLLVMAGCYLLLSRTNFGLRMRATLENPSLARASGISTPLMYGATFAFGSALAGLAGALIVPVFSLYADLGLRFLIQGFVAVMVGGVGSFIGPVAGAGVIGTLSAALPWVMAPVVADVLVFVLAIVFIKFRPQGLIAGKGV
- a CDS encoding ABC transporter ATP-binding protein — protein: MLLEAAGIKKVFGKLTALDGAALSVGENEFHGLIGPNGSGKSTLMKCIAGAEVPTQGKVSFVNTDITAFTPTERARAGMSLKFQITSVLPSLTLYDNILLALQAQCSLFDLVFSRTRGALHDQVMTMLRQFRLADRAFDAAAALSHGQQQWLEIAMALAGKPKLLLLDEPTGGMSLEERRVTGELLQPIKQHCSLVIVEHDLDFIRDICDRLTVLDQGKVLASGTVSEIQANTSVQEIYLRRA